The following are encoded in a window of Pectinophora gossypiella chromosome 8, ilPecGoss1.1, whole genome shotgun sequence genomic DNA:
- the LOC126369286 gene encoding uncharacterized protein LOC126369286: MKFSMFLLITWSLLACVVCTSYFFGKKTSETKLLIREKVIFFAIPWKKRVETYTYNDIMGREIKAIDCHDYQRSEATVNVTEGGVGFTHVTLRFKSQRSYGLEYGVEIFV; encoded by the exons ATGAAATTCTCAATGTTTTTACTGATTACTTGGAGTCTGCTGGCGTGTGTAGTTTGCACGAGTTACTTCTTTGGCAAGAAGACTTCTGAAACCAAGCTCTTGATACGTGAGAAGGTGATATTTTTCGCCATACCATGGAAGAAAAGGGTTGAGACGTACACATACAATGATATTATGGGAAGGGAAATAAAG GCAATTGACTGTCACGATTACCAGCGTTCAGAAGCCACAGTGAACGTGACGGAGGGCGGGGTCGGCTTCACACACGTCACGCTACGGTTCAAGAGCCAAAGGAGTTACGGCCTGGAGTATGGCGTCGAAATATTTGTGTAG